A single Vicia villosa cultivar HV-30 ecotype Madison, WI unplaced genomic scaffold, Vvil1.0 ctg.000364F_1_1, whole genome shotgun sequence DNA region contains:
- the LOC131627477 gene encoding protein REVEILLE 5-like: MVSVNPNQTQAFYFFDPSNMGLPGVNQLPPPPQPPTSAAASTTSEDPNKKIRKPYTITKSRESWTDQEHDKFLEALQLFERDWKKIEAFVGSKTVIQIRSHAQKYFLKVQKSGTSEHVPPPRPKRKAAHPYPQKAPKNVPTVSLVTGPLQSSPAFVDPAYIYSTDSSSVLGTPVTSLPLSSWNYNAKPPASVPQLTTDDTGWTGSGQAAPLNGCNSSSNDSTHLALPSSNGIDQGNQGNVGKPVHVMPDFAQVYNFIGSVFDPNSTNHLQRLKQMDPINVETTLLLMRNLSINLMSPEFEDHKRLLSSYDADSEKGKFANPSSSKTMPVVKSENAVFSA, from the exons ATGGTATCCGTAAACCCTAATCAAACACAAGCCTTCTACTTCTTCGATCCTTCAAACATGGGTCTTCCCGGCGTCAACCAACTCCCACCACCGCCACAACCACCTACTTCCGCCGCCGCATCTACCACCTCCGAGGATCCGAATAAGAAGATCCGAAAACCGTACACGATTACTAAATCTAGAGAGAGTTGGACTGACCAGGAGCATGACAAGTTTCTAGAAGCTCTCCAATT ATTTGAACGTGACTGGAAGAAGATTGAAGCCTTTGTTGGTTCAAAAACAGTTATCCAG ATACGGAGTCATGCACAGAAGTATTTTCTCAAAGTTCAGAAGAGCGGAACAAGTGAGCACGTACCTCCTCCTCGGCCAAAGAGAAAAGCTGCTCACCCATACCCTCAAAAAGCTCCAAAAAACG TTCCTACTGTGTCCCTAGTCACCGGGCCATTGCAATCTTCACCAGCTTTTGTTGACCCAGCATACATTTATAGCACAGATTCATCATCTGTGCTTGGAACACCAGTTACTAGTCTGCCTTTGTCATCTTGGAACTATAATGCGAAACCACCAGCTAGTGTGCCACAATTGACTACAG atGACACGGGATGGACTGGATCTGGACAAGCTGCTCCTCTTAATGGTTGCAATAGCAGCAGTAATGACAGCACTCACCTGGCTTTGCCAAGTAGTAATGGGATTGATCAAGGCAATCAAGGCAATGTGGGCAAGCCAGTTCATG TCATGCCAGATTTTGCACAAGTATACAACTTCATTGGCAGTGTATTTGATCCAAATTCAACTAATCACCTACAGAGATTAAAGCAGATGGACCCAATAAATGTTGAAACG ACACTGCTATTGATGAGAAACCTCTCCATTAATTTAATGAGTCCAGAATTCGAGGATCAT AAGAGGCTACTGTCGTCATATGATGCTGACAGTGAAAAGGGAAAGTTTGCTAATCCAAGCAGCAGCAAAACCATGCCTGTTGTAAAATCTGAAAATGCCGTTTTTTCTGCTTAG